From Streptomyces sp. 6-11-2, one genomic window encodes:
- a CDS encoding TetR/AcrR family transcriptional regulator — protein MGRPRTNDEAVKERLVECATEMLATRPRESLTVRAVAAAAEASTTAVYSLFGGKDGLIGAVRDRAVTGLFQNLSAAQTSADPLADLYVLAVAYRRWGLGHSHLYTVLFGGVQSFDPSGEVGASDPILPLLAAIDRALAASVLVGEATSIALSIWATLHGLVTLELAGALDDATAETAFRSAIHATLRGWTTPAVFRSLRQAELAH, from the coding sequence GTGGGTAGGCCGAGAACAAACGACGAGGCCGTCAAAGAGCGGCTTGTGGAGTGCGCGACCGAGATGCTCGCCACCCGTCCGCGGGAGTCGCTCACGGTCCGCGCCGTGGCCGCTGCTGCCGAGGCGTCGACTACGGCGGTGTATTCCTTGTTCGGTGGCAAGGACGGGCTGATCGGTGCGGTGCGCGACAGAGCTGTCACCGGCCTGTTCCAAAACCTGTCGGCGGCGCAGACCTCAGCGGACCCTCTCGCCGACCTCTACGTGCTGGCCGTCGCCTACCGTCGTTGGGGGCTCGGACACAGCCACCTGTACACGGTGCTGTTCGGTGGTGTGCAGTCCTTCGACCCGTCGGGGGAGGTCGGTGCCAGTGACCCGATCCTTCCGCTCCTCGCAGCGATCGATCGCGCGTTGGCGGCGTCCGTCCTCGTCGGCGAAGCAACGTCGATCGCCCTGTCGATCTGGGCCACCCTGCACGGACTGGTGACTCTCGAACTGGCTGGGGCCCTCGACGACGCCACCGCCGAAACCGCATTCCGATCGGCGATTCACGCCACGTTGCGCGGATGGACGACCCCGGCGGTGTTCCGCAGCCTGCGCCAAGCCGAACTCGCTCATTGA